A region of Kribbella sp. NBC_01245 DNA encodes the following proteins:
- a CDS encoding ABC transporter permease: MAAITGSLQVRMPRPRRIYVVGVLLLCWVLLFLVFRGIHTLELGGQETTPLHRWLTDIRDQTGPDRNAFFTAIRVVIDELVTLLQALISQPSFGRPVPALGWLGVVALASYVAWAFGTWRVALLTAAGLVFVGLQGLWQESMDTLALTLAAVGLALLVAIPVGIWAGLSDRVYRVVSLVLDLMQAMPTFVYLAPLTLVFAIGPAAATIATLIYAAPPAVRLTAHAIRSVSPASVEAARSLGSTGAQTLTKVLLPMSRSTVVVGVNQTIMAALSMVTIAALIDAPGLGKTVLKALQTLDVGVAFNAGLAIVVLAIVLDRATTAAGARVPRPASTRRKVFLGIGGLVVLVAIWYSRTYLWAAEFPTSGELGSRIAVAADSTSTWFLERFGSFTYGVRDGVTNGVLNPVESLLTGSPWWLVFAVVVTFAWLVGGLRGAIPAAVCLGLLVGTGVWQDAMVTLASTLLATTVVVAVGILLGVWMGRSRKVDSWLRPALDAGQTMPAFVYLVPFLALFGTSRFTAIAAAVVFAVPVTSKIVADGIRAVPAATVEAATSAGSSAWQVVTKVQLPVARRAITLAANQGLIYVLSMVVVGGLVGAGALGYDVSAGFSQSELYGKGLAAGLAIVLLGVLLDRITQAAARRTAAGPAESRGDKKKWLRS; the protein is encoded by the coding sequence ATGGCCGCGATCACCGGTTCCCTGCAGGTCCGCATGCCCCGACCGCGCCGGATCTACGTCGTCGGGGTGCTGCTGCTGTGCTGGGTGCTGCTGTTCCTGGTCTTCCGCGGGATCCACACGCTCGAGCTCGGCGGCCAGGAGACGACGCCGCTGCACCGCTGGCTGACGGATATCCGCGATCAGACCGGGCCGGACCGGAACGCCTTCTTCACCGCGATCCGCGTCGTCATCGATGAGCTCGTCACGCTGCTGCAGGCGCTGATCTCGCAACCGTCGTTCGGCCGGCCCGTGCCCGCGCTCGGGTGGCTCGGCGTCGTCGCCCTCGCGTCGTACGTCGCCTGGGCCTTCGGTACCTGGCGAGTTGCGCTGCTGACCGCCGCGGGGCTCGTGTTCGTCGGCCTGCAGGGGTTGTGGCAGGAGAGCATGGACACGCTGGCGCTGACGCTCGCGGCGGTGGGTCTGGCATTGCTGGTCGCGATTCCGGTGGGGATCTGGGCGGGTTTGTCCGATCGGGTCTATCGCGTCGTCTCGTTGGTGCTCGACCTGATGCAGGCGATGCCGACGTTCGTCTATCTCGCGCCGTTGACGCTGGTCTTCGCGATCGGCCCGGCGGCGGCCACGATCGCCACCTTGATCTACGCGGCGCCGCCCGCGGTCCGGCTGACGGCCCACGCGATCAGGTCGGTCTCCCCGGCGAGCGTCGAGGCGGCTCGCTCCCTCGGTTCGACCGGTGCGCAGACGTTGACGAAGGTGTTGCTGCCGATGTCCCGCAGCACGGTCGTGGTCGGGGTCAACCAGACGATCATGGCGGCGTTGTCGATGGTGACGATTGCCGCGCTGATCGATGCGCCCGGACTCGGCAAGACCGTGCTGAAGGCCCTGCAGACGCTGGACGTCGGGGTCGCGTTCAACGCCGGCCTCGCGATCGTCGTACTGGCCATCGTGCTCGACCGAGCCACCACCGCGGCCGGCGCACGCGTGCCGCGACCGGCGTCGACCCGGCGCAAGGTGTTCCTCGGTATCGGTGGGCTCGTCGTGCTGGTGGCGATCTGGTACTCCCGGACGTACCTCTGGGCGGCCGAATTCCCCACCTCCGGCGAGCTCGGTTCGCGGATTGCGGTGGCGGCGGATTCGACGTCCACCTGGTTCCTGGAGCGGTTCGGGTCGTTCACGTACGGCGTCCGCGATGGCGTGACGAACGGCGTACTCAATCCAGTCGAGTCGCTGCTGACCGGATCGCCCTGGTGGCTCGTTTTCGCGGTCGTGGTGACGTTCGCCTGGCTCGTCGGTGGTCTGCGCGGTGCGATCCCGGCGGCGGTGTGCCTCGGGCTGCTGGTCGGCACGGGTGTCTGGCAGGACGCGATGGTGACGCTGGCGTCGACCCTGCTCGCGACGACCGTGGTGGTTGCCGTGGGCATCCTTCTCGGCGTGTGGATGGGTCGCAGCCGGAAGGTCGACAGTTGGTTGCGCCCGGCCCTGGATGCCGGTCAGACCATGCCCGCTTTCGTCTACCTGGTGCCGTTCCTGGCGTTGTTCGGGACCAGCCGGTTCACGGCGATCGCTGCTGCGGTCGTCTTCGCCGTACCGGTGACCAGCAAGATCGTTGCCGACGGCATCCGCGCGGTGCCGGCCGCGACCGTGGAGGCGGCCACGTCGGCCGGTTCCAGCGCCTGGCAAGTGGTCACCAAGGTGCAACTTCCCGTCGCGCGCCGGGCGATCACGCTCGCGGCGAACCAGGGCCTGATCTATGTTCTGTCGATGGTGGTGGTCGGTGGCCTGGTCGGCGCCGGCGCCCTCGGGTACGACGTATCGGCCGGGTTCTCGCAGAGCGAGCTCTACGGCAAGGGACTGGCCGCCGGTCTCGCGATCGTGCTGCTTGGTGTCCTGCTCGACCGCATCACCCAGGCCGCGGCCCGCCGTACTGCCGCGGGCCCGGCCGAATCCAGAGGAGACAAGAAGAAGTGGTTGCGAAGCTAA
- a CDS encoding type II toxin-antitoxin system VapC family toxin, with protein sequence MIAYFDTSAFVPLLIQEPASSFCERLWTEADAVVTSRLLYVESAAALAQGRRSRRLTAGQHNQALVALDRLWADFDVVEADAELVGRAAEMTALATLRGYDAVHCAAAEQVNEGDLVLASGDRQLLTAAGAFGLAVADVNG encoded by the coding sequence ATGATCGCGTACTTCGACACCTCGGCATTCGTTCCTCTGCTGATCCAGGAGCCGGCTTCGTCGTTCTGCGAGCGGCTGTGGACCGAGGCGGACGCGGTCGTCACCAGCCGACTGCTGTACGTCGAATCAGCGGCCGCCCTTGCGCAGGGGCGGCGGTCGCGTCGGTTGACGGCAGGTCAGCACAACCAGGCGCTGGTTGCTCTAGATCGCCTCTGGGCCGACTTCGACGTCGTCGAGGCTGACGCCGAACTCGTCGGCAGGGCGGCCGAAATGACGGCACTGGCGACGCTTCGGGGATACGACGCCGTGCATTGCGCGGCAGCCGAGCAGGTGAACGAGGGCGACCTCGTGCTGGCCTCCGGCGACCGCCAACTACTGACCGCTGCAGGAGCGTTCGGGCTCGCGGTCGCGGACGTCAACGGCTGA
- a CDS encoding ribonuclease J yields the protein MSHPHPELGRPPGLARGALRVVPLGGLGEIGRNMTVFEHEGRLLVIDCGVLFPEEHQPGVDVILPDFSWIRDRLDKIDGIVLTHGHEDHIGGVPYLLKERGTIPVIGSRLTLAFLAAKLKEHRIKPNEIVVKEDERRKIGPFDLEFLAVNHSIPDSLAVALRTKAGTVLHTGDFKMDQFPLDKRLTDLRGFARLGEEGVDLFMTDSTNADVPGFTTAEKDLGPAIEAVFRTAPGRIIVSSFASHVHRIQQVLDAAKVNGRKVAFVGRSMVRNMGIAGDLDYLKIPKGLIVDLKELERLPDRKVTLVCTGSQGEPMAALSRMANRDHMIRIGEGDTVLMASSLIPGNENAIYGVINGLIRWGANVVHKGNAKVHVSGHASAGELVYCYNLVKPRNVMPVHGEFRHLKANAQLAIDTGVPADHVVIAEDGVVVDLHKGRVKIAGKVEAGYVYVDAMTVGGVTEANLKDRRTLAEEGVISVVAIVDAHTGKLAEPPDFLARGFNYDDTTFKVLVPVIEDALAKAAQEGIGDVRQLEELINRAVGNWTWRHWRRRPVIIPVVIDA from the coding sequence ATGAGTCATCCCCATCCTGAACTCGGCCGCCCGCCCGGACTGGCCCGAGGCGCCCTGCGGGTCGTGCCCCTAGGCGGCCTGGGCGAGATCGGCCGCAACATGACCGTGTTCGAGCACGAGGGCCGGTTGCTCGTGATCGACTGTGGCGTGCTCTTCCCTGAGGAGCACCAGCCCGGCGTCGACGTGATCCTGCCTGACTTCAGCTGGATCCGGGACCGGCTCGACAAGATCGACGGCATCGTTCTCACGCACGGTCACGAAGACCACATCGGCGGCGTGCCGTATCTGCTGAAGGAACGCGGCACCATTCCCGTCATCGGCTCGCGGCTGACGCTTGCGTTCCTCGCCGCGAAGCTGAAGGAACACCGGATCAAGCCGAACGAGATCGTGGTCAAGGAGGACGAGCGGCGCAAGATCGGGCCGTTCGACCTGGAGTTCCTGGCCGTGAACCACTCGATCCCGGACAGCCTCGCGGTCGCGCTGCGCACCAAGGCCGGCACCGTGCTGCACACCGGTGACTTCAAGATGGACCAGTTCCCGCTGGACAAGCGCCTCACCGACCTGCGCGGGTTCGCCCGGCTCGGTGAGGAGGGCGTCGACCTGTTCATGACGGACTCGACGAACGCCGACGTACCCGGGTTCACCACCGCCGAGAAGGACCTCGGCCCGGCGATCGAGGCCGTCTTCCGGACCGCGCCCGGCCGGATCATCGTGTCCAGCTTCGCCAGTCACGTGCACCGGATCCAGCAGGTCCTCGACGCCGCCAAGGTGAACGGCCGCAAGGTCGCGTTCGTCGGCCGCTCGATGGTCCGCAACATGGGTATCGCCGGTGACCTCGACTACCTGAAGATCCCCAAGGGCCTGATCGTCGACCTGAAGGAGCTGGAGCGCCTGCCGGACCGCAAGGTCACGCTGGTCTGCACCGGTTCCCAGGGTGAGCCGATGGCCGCGCTGTCCCGGATGGCGAACCGCGATCACATGATCCGGATCGGCGAGGGTGACACCGTGCTGATGGCCAGCTCGCTCATCCCCGGCAACGAGAACGCCATCTACGGCGTGATCAACGGCCTGATCCGCTGGGGCGCGAACGTCGTGCACAAGGGCAACGCCAAGGTCCACGTCTCCGGTCACGCGAGTGCCGGCGAGCTGGTCTACTGCTACAACCTGGTCAAGCCGCGCAACGTGATGCCGGTGCACGGCGAATTCCGGCACCTGAAGGCGAACGCGCAGCTCGCCATCGACACCGGCGTACCCGCTGATCACGTGGTCATCGCCGAGGACGGTGTCGTCGTCGACCTGCACAAGGGTCGCGTCAAGATCGCCGGCAAGGTCGAGGCCGGTTATGTGTACGTCGACGCGATGACGGTCGGCGGTGTCACCGAGGCCAACCTCAAGGACCGTCGTACGCTCGCCGAGGAAGGCGTCATCAGCGTGGTCGCCATCGTCGACGCGCACACCGGCAAGCTGGCCGAACCGCCGGACTTCCTGGCTCGCGGGTTCAACTACGACGACACCACGTTCAAGGTGCTGGTCCCGGTCATCGAGGACGCCCTCGCGAAGGCGGCCCAAGAGGGCATCGGCGACGTCCGGCAACTCGAGGAGCTCATCAACCGAGCCGTCGGCAACTGGACCTGGCGCCACTGGCGCCGCCGCCCAGTCATCATCCCAGTCGTCATCGACGCCTAA
- a CDS encoding cation diffusion facilitator family transporter: MSGGHGHGHGHGHGVTATGKHRRVLGAVVLISLTIFVVQVIGAAMTGSLALFADAGHVLADAGGVAMALGAALLASRPATGRRTFGWARAEILAAAVNGLVLSGMGVYVVVQGVRRLIEPAAVEPGGMALFGAIGLIGNLVAVAILFKARSDSLNMRGAFLEVATDSATSVGVLVAALVIQTTGFTRADPIVSLLIGLVIVPRAIKLLREATEILLETTPAGIDLDEIRRHITEVDHIHDVHDLHVYTVTSGLPVLTAHVVVDSECFQDGHAPQLLDKLQTCLAGHFDVEHSTFQLEPIGHSDHEHPTHA, from the coding sequence GTGAGCGGCGGTCATGGGCACGGCCACGGACATGGGCACGGAGTAACCGCCACCGGCAAACACCGCAGGGTCCTCGGTGCGGTCGTACTGATCTCGCTGACGATCTTCGTCGTGCAGGTGATCGGTGCCGCGATGACCGGCAGCCTCGCGCTGTTCGCCGACGCGGGACACGTGCTCGCTGACGCCGGCGGGGTCGCGATGGCACTCGGCGCGGCGTTGCTCGCGAGTCGCCCCGCGACTGGACGACGTACGTTCGGCTGGGCGCGGGCGGAGATCCTCGCCGCCGCCGTCAACGGCCTGGTCCTTTCCGGCATGGGTGTGTACGTCGTAGTGCAGGGCGTGCGTCGTCTGATCGAGCCGGCCGCAGTGGAGCCCGGCGGCATGGCGTTGTTCGGTGCGATCGGCCTGATCGGCAACCTGGTCGCCGTCGCCATCCTGTTCAAGGCCCGGTCCGACAGCCTGAACATGCGCGGCGCCTTCCTCGAGGTCGCGACCGACAGCGCCACCTCGGTCGGCGTACTCGTCGCGGCCCTGGTCATCCAGACCACCGGTTTCACCCGGGCCGACCCGATCGTGTCGCTGCTGATCGGGCTGGTGATCGTGCCGCGGGCCATCAAGCTGTTGCGCGAGGCGACGGAGATCCTGCTGGAGACGACGCCCGCGGGGATCGACCTGGACGAGATTCGCCGGCACATCACCGAGGTGGACCACATCCACGACGTACACGATCTACACGTCTACACCGTGACCTCGGGCCTGCCGGTGCTCACGGCGCATGTGGTGGTGGACAGCGAGTGCTTCCAGGACGGGCATGCGCCGCAGCTGCTCGACAAGCTGCAGACCTGTCTGGCGGGGCACTTCGACGTTGAGCACTCGACGTTCCAGCTCGAACCGATCGGCCATTCCGACCACGAGCATCCGACGCACGCTTGA
- a CDS encoding DNA alkylation repair protein: MPTAEEMLSTAAVAELGAILAAPTVRGVELSGTTFSERGRLVRDALLTDLPTPYDEFDRAIRKALTDDAFTGWMIWPVTEAVATRAVSAGAFDDGLALLAELTGRLTGEFALRTFLAADVDRTLATALEWSAHPDEHVRRLATEGTRSRLPWARQVPQLLERPRTLAILDALRSDSSSYVRRSVANHLNDLSRDHPAEAVSLASRWAEAPDEHSGWIIRHGLRTLVKKGDPGALGLLGFAPPVGVEVDGPTLDRTEVEFGGELTFSLTLTNTSAEPVRLAVDYVVHHQKANGKLAPKVFKLAVRELAAGATDTINRRHSFRPISTRRYYPGAHALEIQVNGRPTGPTPFTLLP, encoded by the coding sequence ATGCCGACCGCCGAAGAGATGCTCAGCACGGCTGCCGTGGCCGAGTTGGGCGCGATCCTGGCCGCGCCAACGGTCCGGGGCGTCGAGCTGAGCGGCACTACGTTCAGTGAGCGTGGGCGGCTGGTTCGTGACGCCCTGCTCACCGACCTGCCCACGCCGTACGACGAATTCGACCGGGCCATCCGCAAGGCGCTGACCGATGACGCGTTCACCGGCTGGATGATCTGGCCGGTCACCGAGGCTGTCGCCACCCGCGCGGTTTCGGCGGGCGCCTTCGACGACGGGTTGGCGCTGCTGGCGGAGCTGACCGGGCGTCTGACCGGGGAGTTCGCCTTGCGGACGTTCCTCGCGGCGGACGTCGACCGGACGCTGGCGACCGCGTTGGAGTGGTCCGCGCATCCCGACGAGCACGTGCGACGTCTTGCCACCGAGGGGACGCGATCACGCCTGCCCTGGGCCCGGCAGGTGCCGCAGCTCCTGGAGAGACCGCGGACGCTCGCGATCCTCGACGCGCTGCGGTCGGACTCCTCGTCGTACGTGCGTCGATCCGTCGCGAACCACCTGAACGACCTCAGCCGGGACCATCCCGCCGAGGCGGTCTCGCTGGCCTCGCGGTGGGCCGAGGCGCCGGACGAGCACAGCGGCTGGATCATCCGGCACGGGCTCAGGACGTTGGTGAAGAAGGGCGATCCGGGCGCGCTCGGGTTGCTCGGCTTCGCGCCGCCGGTCGGAGTGGAGGTGGACGGGCCGACGCTGGACCGGACCGAGGTCGAGTTCGGCGGCGAGCTGACCTTCTCGCTGACGTTGACGAACACGTCGGCCGAGCCGGTCCGGTTGGCCGTCGATTACGTCGTCCATCACCAGAAGGCGAACGGCAAGCTCGCGCCGAAGGTGTTCAAGCTCGCCGTCCGAGAGCTGGCCGCGGGTGCGACAGACACGATCAACCGCCGCCACTCCTTCCGCCCGATCTCCACCCGGCGCTACTACCCCGGCGCGCACGCCCTCGAAATCCAAGTCAACGGCCGCCCGACCGGCCCCACACCCTTCACCCTGCTGCCCTAG
- a CDS encoding cation diffusion facilitator family transporter, with amino-acid sequence MTEQLPLIGIPSAAPDPVAQAERRRLGRRAQLLAGASVSYNLVEAVIAISAGTIAGSVALVGFGLDSIVEVASGLIILWQFRHKLPETRERRALRLIGLSFFALAAYVGFESVRALLDRSTPDTSTVGIGLAIASLIVMPLLSRAQRRTGRALGSNAVVADGTQTLLCTYLSAVLLVGLVLNATLGWFWADPLAGLVIAAVAVREGIQAWRGQGCCSPVMDPASGGDGCEDGCCA; translated from the coding sequence ATGACCGAGCAGCTCCCTCTGATCGGCATACCGTCGGCCGCTCCGGACCCAGTAGCCCAGGCGGAACGGCGACGGCTTGGGCGGCGGGCGCAACTGCTGGCAGGCGCGAGCGTGTCGTACAACTTGGTCGAGGCGGTCATCGCGATCTCGGCCGGGACGATCGCCGGGTCGGTGGCGCTGGTCGGGTTCGGGCTCGACTCGATCGTCGAGGTGGCGAGCGGCCTGATCATCCTCTGGCAGTTCCGGCACAAGCTGCCCGAGACGCGGGAACGGCGTGCCCTCCGGCTGATCGGGCTGTCCTTCTTCGCACTTGCCGCGTACGTCGGCTTCGAATCGGTCCGCGCCCTGCTGGATCGGTCCACGCCGGACACGTCGACGGTAGGCATCGGGCTGGCGATCGCCTCGCTGATCGTGATGCCGCTGCTGTCGAGGGCGCAGCGTCGTACCGGCCGGGCCCTCGGGTCGAACGCGGTCGTCGCCGATGGCACGCAGACGCTGTTGTGCACCTATTTGTCCGCCGTATTGCTGGTCGGGCTTGTGCTGAACGCCACTCTCGGCTGGTTCTGGGCGGACCCGCTGGCCGGTTTGGTGATCGCGGCCGTTGCGGTTCGTGAGGGCATCCAGGCGTGGCGCGGACAGGGTTGCTGCTCGCCTGTGATGGATCCGGCGAGCGGCGGCGACGGTTGTGAAGATGGGTGTTGCGCCTGA
- a CDS encoding ABC transporter substrate-binding protein, which yields MVAKLRAAGLFTVLTLAVAGCGGAKIEDPGAAAPAGKDCGTVNLAVSPWVGYEANAAVFAYVAEKDLGCKVVKKDLKEEIAWQGFATGEIDAVLENWGHEDLKKKYITDQKVAVEAGPTGNTGIIGWYLPPWLAAEKPELKNWKNLNRYAATFKTSESGGKGQLLDGDPSFVTNDEALVKNLKLDFKVVYAGSETALIQAFRQAEKQKKPLIGYFYEPQWLFNELKLVKVDLPPYTAGCDATPAKVACDYPDYKLDKIVSKKFADAGSPAYNLVKAFTWTNDDQNQVAKYIAEDKLTADAAAKKWVDANRPKVDAWLGK from the coding sequence GTGGTTGCGAAGCTAAGGGCCGCGGGCCTTTTCACCGTGCTGACGCTGGCCGTCGCCGGTTGTGGTGGCGCGAAGATCGAGGACCCGGGTGCCGCGGCTCCCGCCGGCAAGGACTGCGGCACGGTCAACCTGGCGGTCAGCCCGTGGGTCGGCTACGAGGCGAACGCGGCTGTTTTCGCGTACGTCGCGGAGAAGGATCTCGGCTGCAAGGTGGTGAAGAAGGACCTCAAGGAGGAGATCGCCTGGCAGGGTTTTGCCACCGGTGAGATCGACGCCGTCCTGGAGAACTGGGGTCACGAGGACCTCAAGAAGAAGTACATCACCGACCAGAAGGTCGCGGTCGAGGCCGGGCCGACGGGCAACACCGGCATCATCGGCTGGTACCTGCCGCCGTGGCTCGCCGCCGAGAAGCCCGAGCTGAAGAACTGGAAGAACCTCAACCGGTACGCCGCGACATTCAAGACCTCCGAATCCGGCGGCAAGGGCCAATTGCTCGATGGCGACCCGTCGTTCGTGACGAACGACGAGGCCTTGGTGAAGAACCTCAAACTCGATTTCAAGGTCGTGTACGCCGGGAGCGAGACGGCGTTGATCCAGGCGTTCCGCCAAGCGGAGAAGCAGAAGAAGCCGCTGATCGGGTACTTCTACGAGCCGCAATGGTTGTTCAACGAGCTCAAACTGGTCAAGGTCGACCTGCCGCCTTACACCGCGGGCTGCGACGCCACTCCGGCGAAGGTCGCCTGCGATTACCCCGATTACAAGCTGGACAAGATCGTCAGCAAGAAGTTCGCGGACGCGGGCAGCCCGGCGTACAACCTCGTGAAGGCCTTCACCTGGACCAACGACGACCAGAACCAGGTCGCCAAGTACATCGCCGAAGACAAACTCACCGCCGACGCCGCGGCCAAGAAATGGGTCGACGCCAACCGCCCAAAGGTAGACGCCTGGCTCGGCAAGTAG
- a CDS encoding siderophore-interacting protein: protein MARSNPVKVAVVRRAERLTPHMIRLVLGAPEFADNGFTDKYVKLLFPTAGLKYPEPLDMAVIREQVPPEYWPVSRTYTIRAWDPVTAEVTIDFVYHGDEGIAGPWAAAAKADDEVWFVGPGGAYKPDPAADWHLLVGDESALPAIGAAVEALPPGARARVIVEVEDASEEQKFSGSGEVELTWLHRAGAATAPGDQLVAAVEGLTFEPGDVQVFVHGEAGFVQRLRAPLKERGITRDRLSISGYWRQGKNEDGWQAEKAETAKAERERLEREAAKA, encoded by the coding sequence GTGGCCCGCAGCAACCCCGTCAAGGTGGCCGTCGTACGCCGCGCCGAGCGGCTGACGCCGCACATGATCCGGCTGGTGCTGGGTGCGCCCGAGTTCGCCGACAACGGGTTCACCGACAAGTACGTGAAGCTGCTCTTCCCGACGGCCGGGCTCAAGTACCCGGAGCCGCTGGATATGGCCGTGATCCGCGAGCAGGTTCCGCCGGAGTACTGGCCGGTCAGCCGGACGTACACGATCCGCGCCTGGGATCCGGTCACGGCCGAGGTGACGATCGACTTCGTCTACCACGGGGATGAAGGGATCGCCGGTCCGTGGGCCGCCGCGGCGAAGGCCGACGACGAGGTGTGGTTCGTCGGGCCTGGTGGTGCGTACAAGCCTGACCCCGCGGCTGACTGGCACCTGCTGGTCGGTGACGAGAGCGCGCTGCCGGCCATCGGTGCCGCGGTCGAGGCGCTGCCGCCGGGTGCTCGTGCACGGGTCATCGTGGAGGTCGAGGACGCGTCGGAGGAGCAGAAGTTCAGCGGATCCGGCGAGGTTGAGCTCACTTGGCTTCATCGCGCGGGCGCCGCGACAGCGCCTGGTGACCAGCTCGTCGCGGCCGTTGAGGGCCTGACCTTTGAGCCGGGTGATGTGCAGGTGTTCGTTCATGGTGAGGCCGGATTCGTCCAGCGCCTCCGCGCCCCGCTCAAGGAGCGCGGGATCACCCGCGACCGCCTCTCCATCTCCGGCTACTGGCGCCAGGGCAAGAACGAAGACGGTTGGCAGGCGGAAAAGGCCGAAACCGCCAAGGCCGAGCGGGAGCGCCTCGAGCGCGAGGCCGCCAAAGCCTGA
- a CDS encoding ArsR/SmtB family transcription factor yields the protein MNRSADVQALDACNVRLVDPERVAAVHARMPSEQDVVDTADVFSLLGDPRRLKLLVALLDGELCVCDLAALTGMSESATSHALRLLRAHRVVSVRRDGRMAYYRLDDAHVRMLVDLAVAHTEHTEAIHPEREGDKQ from the coding sequence ATGAACAGATCTGCAGATGTGCAGGCGCTGGATGCGTGCAACGTTCGCCTGGTCGATCCGGAGCGGGTCGCGGCGGTGCACGCGCGGATGCCGTCCGAGCAGGACGTGGTCGACACGGCGGACGTGTTCAGTCTGCTGGGCGATCCCCGGCGACTGAAGCTCCTGGTCGCACTGCTCGACGGTGAGCTCTGCGTCTGCGATCTGGCGGCACTGACCGGCATGAGCGAGTCCGCGACCTCACACGCGCTACGGCTGCTGCGAGCGCATCGAGTGGTGTCGGTCCGTCGTGACGGCCGGATGGCCTACTACCGTCTCGACGACGCCCACGTGCGCATGCTCGTCGACCTAGCGGTCGCGCACACCGAACACACTGAAGCCATCCACCCCGAGCGTGAAGGGGACAAGCAGTGA
- a CDS encoding quaternary amine ABC transporter ATP-binding protein, with amino-acid sequence MTAQLEYPADAPSASEPAISVQGLWKVFGPKAARVPRRPDLAGLDRRQLKLKTGCTAAVHDLSFDVAPGEVFVVMGLSGSGKSTLVRCLTRLIEPTAGGLFFEGEDLRAADEKRLRELRRSKFSMVFQHFGLLPHRRVIDNVSYGLEVRGENKSDRRRRAQEVIELVGLAGSEQLYPEELSGGMQQRVGLARALAGDPDVMLFDEPFSALDPLIRREMQSEVVRLHQEVGKTMVFVTHDLTEALKLGDRILLMRDGAAVQLGTGAELVGRPADDYVREFVRDVSKADVLTLRWIMRAPTSDDLLDGPELGPDVVVREATRAVLGADRPVKVVANGVLLGVVGGEEILAVVAGA; translated from the coding sequence GTGACCGCACAGCTCGAGTACCCCGCCGACGCACCGTCGGCGTCCGAACCCGCCATCTCCGTTCAGGGACTGTGGAAGGTGTTCGGGCCGAAGGCTGCCCGGGTACCGCGGCGTCCCGACCTGGCCGGCCTCGACCGGCGCCAGTTGAAGCTCAAGACCGGCTGTACGGCGGCCGTGCACGACCTCAGTTTCGACGTCGCGCCGGGTGAGGTTTTTGTCGTGATGGGCCTGTCCGGCTCGGGCAAATCGACGCTGGTGCGCTGCCTGACCCGGTTGATCGAGCCGACGGCGGGCGGGTTGTTCTTCGAGGGCGAGGATCTTCGCGCGGCCGACGAGAAGCGTCTGCGGGAGTTACGCCGGAGCAAGTTCTCGATGGTCTTCCAGCACTTCGGGCTGCTCCCGCACCGCAGAGTCATCGACAACGTCTCCTACGGGCTAGAGGTCCGCGGGGAGAACAAGTCCGACCGACGGCGCCGTGCCCAAGAGGTGATCGAGCTAGTCGGTTTGGCCGGCTCAGAGCAGCTCTACCCGGAGGAGCTCTCCGGAGGTATGCAGCAGCGCGTCGGCCTGGCCCGGGCGCTTGCAGGCGACCCGGACGTCATGTTGTTCGACGAGCCCTTCTCGGCACTGGACCCGCTCATCCGGCGGGAGATGCAGAGCGAGGTCGTCCGGCTGCACCAGGAGGTCGGGAAGACCATGGTGTTCGTCACGCACGATCTGACCGAGGCGTTGAAGTTGGGCGACCGGATCCTGCTCATGCGCGACGGAGCCGCCGTACAGCTCGGCACCGGCGCAGAGCTGGTTGGGCGCCCGGCCGACGACTACGTCCGCGAGTTCGTCCGAGACGTGTCCAAGGCCGACGTACTCACCCTGCGCTGGATCATGCGCGCACCGACCAGTGACGACCTCTTGGACGGGCCTGAGCTCGGCCCGGACGTGGTGGTCCGTGAGGCGACGAGAGCCGTCCTAGGCGCCGACCGCCCCGTCAAGGTCGTCGCGAACGGCGTACTGCTCGGCGTCGTCGGCGGGGAGGAAATCCTCGCCGTGGTCGCGGGAGCCTGA
- a CDS encoding ArsR/SmtB family transcription factor — protein MDTISRSEVLARFGHALSDPTRTQVMLVLQEGPSYPADLAERIGVSRQSLSNHLACLRGCGLVVAEPEGRRTRYELADASLGTALTQLLNVVLAVDPACCRPDTTGECR, from the coding sequence GTGGACACGATCAGTCGTAGTGAGGTGCTGGCGCGGTTTGGGCATGCGTTGTCGGATCCGACCCGCACACAGGTGATGCTCGTACTGCAGGAAGGGCCGAGCTATCCGGCCGATCTCGCCGAGCGGATCGGGGTCAGCCGGCAGTCCCTGTCGAACCACCTCGCCTGTCTGCGCGGCTGTGGTCTGGTCGTCGCCGAGCCGGAAGGCCGCCGTACTCGCTATGAGCTGGCCGACGCGAGCCTCGGCACCGCTCTGACCCAGTTGCTGAACGTCGTCCTCGCGGTCGACCCGGCCTGCTGCCGCCCGGACACGACGGGAGAATGCCGATGA